The Phycisphaerae bacterium nucleotide sequence GAATTCCCTTCCTGCTGCCGGCTGCATGGCACCGCCCGAAGGTCGCCTTCGGCTCCGATGAGGCCCGCGGACCATGGCAGCTTGACGGAGTCGCATGGACAGCCAACCGTCCCTGTTATGTCGTGTCGCGTCAGGGCTTAGGCCGTGATTCCGGAAGCCGATGGACACTCTGGATCGATCAGGATCGGTTTCTGATCGTGGCGTGGACGTGGGATGTGATGCGGCCGTCAGACGACGGAACGCCTCTGATGAAAACCGTTTGGGGCTGCACCTACGAAGTCATGGTCGCCAACGCGGAACTGAATCAGGATCGGTTCCGAATCGAAAAGCCGCTGCCGATCGCCCTGCCGCGTGCCGCCCCGTCAGAATTGAAATCGCCGCCCGGCGGGTAATAGCGGGCGCGACGTACATTCGCTGAACTCGCTGATGCGCCTTTGGGAGTACAATACCCACCCATGTCGATGACCAATGCCGAACGCCAGTCACTCAAAGCACGAGCCAACGCGTTAAAGAGCACCATCTTCATCGGACGCGAAGGATTGACGCCCGCGATACTGGACATGATCCGGATCGCGCTTCAGAAGACGGATCTTATTAAGGTCCGCATCCGCGCGGAGGATGCCGAGAGCGCCAACGAACTGGCAAGATCCGCCGCGCAGGCCGTCCCCTGCGAGCTTGTCGCGCTCCGAGGCCGCGTCGCGATTCTGCACCGAATTGCGACTGACTGACGCGCCGGCTCCCCCGATTTTTTCGCCGCCCCTTTCTCTCAAGCACCCTGCCTGCCGCCCCCCCCAAGAACCCCTGTCCTCATGCGGCTTTTGGCCCACCAAGAAAAAAAATGGTAATCGCCAAGGGTTCGCCCGAATTCCGCTGCTTCTCCATTTGATGGGTCGCCTGCGAACGGCGGCATGACCGAGAACTGAAATCACCGCTGGGAGATAAAAATGAAGCAGATGTTTTTGAAGTTCACGCTGGCCGCAGCCATTACATTGATTGCCGCCGTCCAAGCTACCCGCGCCGCCGATATCGGCAGCGGATTTACCTACCAGGGCAGTCTGACGGACAACGGCTCACTGGCCAACGGCCAGTACGACTTCGAGTTCCGACTCTACAACGGCCCCTTCGGCGTCGGAACCATCATTGCAGGGCCGATCGCCGTCGGCGATGTCGACGTCGTGGATGGGCTCTTCACTGTGAAACTCGACTTCGGTGCAGCCATGGGCCACGGCGCTCGCTGGCTCGATATCCGTGTGCGTCCCGGCGCGTCAAACGGCTCGCACATGCTGCTGCTCCCGCGTCAGGAACTAACGCCGACACCATTCGCCGCAGGCCTCGCGCTACCCTACAACGCAAGCTACACGCACAACTCGCCGTTGGTCACACTCAACCAGACCGGCGCGGGCAACGCCCTCTCCCTGAATTCAAGCTCCGCCGATTGCCTCGTCGCCGCAGCCGCCGGAACGGGCGACGCCGTATACGCCAACTCAAGCGGCACCGGAATGGCGATAAACGCATACGCAAACGGGGGCGGACACGCCCTCTACGGTCAGACCACCAACGGCGGCACCGGCGTGTATGGCTATTCTCTCGGCACATCCGGTCGCGCCGGATTCTTCCGAACAGAGCACCTGAACAATGCGTCGAACGCCATCGAAGCGCAAGCCAACGGAACGGGTCACGGAATCAAGGCGACGGCACGCACCGCCAGCGCCGGCTTCTTCGAGAATACTTCGTCGAGCAACTCGGCGTCCACTCTCCGATCGCAGAACTCCGGGTCCGGATCGGCCGTCTGGGGACAGAACATTGGCACCGGTCCGGCCGCCCGCTTCAACATCTCGAATACGAGCAGCAACTCCACCGCGCTCATCGTCCGGAACGACGGCAACGGACTCGCCGCCAGCTTCGAGCGTGGCGATGTGAAAATCCAAGGGCAACTCTATGCCACCATCGGTACGGTCCTGAACCGCGCCACGCCCATCGCATTTGGCCGCTTTGATGCATTCGGAAATCTAATGAGCTCATCCGGAAATGTCACAATCTCCTACCAGCCGAACGGAACATGGCGCGTCTTCGTCGTTGGCGAAGGTGATCCGGACAAGTGGGTCATCACCACGTCGGTCGATTACTATGAAGCGAACACGGACCTCGAATATGTAGCCAAGTCCTCGCGACCGCTGGCCGTTGCGGGACAGCCGGGTAACGGAGTCATTTACATCAAAGACCAGTGCAAGAACGGCTGCAACGAGTTTCAGATCAATCACTACGTCAACTTCGTGATCTACAAGGGCGTCTAATCCGAATTCCGTAACCCGTTTCAGATCCTGATTGAGGAAGGAGAATCCCATGCACAGATTCGGAACGATGCAGCTCACGAAACTTGCCGCGGCGGCCGCAGTCGTCTCTCTCGCCGCACATCACGCCGACGCCCAGTATGAAATCCGATGGAGCACGGTCGACGGCGGCGGAGCCATGTATAGCGTCAACAATCAATTCGCGCTCGGCGGCACCATCGGACAGCCCGACGGCGGCCCCACCTCCGCACTTGGAGGAAAAATGACCGGCGGTCAGTTCACCCTGGTCGGCGGCTTCTGGGCCATGCCCATCCCCACAATCAACTGCAACTGCCCCGGAGATATGAACGGGGACGGCATCAAAAACGGCAACGACATCCAGTTCTTCGTCGATTGCTTCGTGGCCGGCGGCGATTGTACTTGTGCCGATATGAACCAGTCCGGCGGCGTCACAACTGGCGACATTTCCGTTTTCGTTGCGAGCTTACTGCAAAGCGATACCTGCCCCTAGCGGCTGTCAACCTGATACTTCGCAGCGGAGGTTTGGCCGCGGGGCAGTTCATGGCTCCCCGCGGTCCTTCCATTACAATCGGCTCGCACACTTGGTAAGCGACGCGGCGCGGCGGTAGAATCTACCTACGAGGTCGGGAATCGGGACGGTCCGTTCGTCCGACCCGTGGGAGTGATCCATGAAAATCGCCATGACTCGGACGTTTGCGCAATTCGCGGCATGCCTTCTGCTATTCACCGTCGCCACGCCGACACTTCGGACTTTCGCGGATCCCAAGGGTGACAAGAAAAGCGATAAGAAGAAAAAGGACGCCGCCCCGGAAAAGAAGCCCCCCGAAGCGCTCGGATTCAAAGTCGGCCCGCGCGATGCATCAAAATACGAAATAGACGCAGCCGCCGATGACAACGAAGTAACCTTTACTTCCAAGACCGCGAAGGAAACTTTCGTCGGCAAAACCACGCAGATCACCGGCTCGATGGAGTGCAAGCCGCGGGCATTGAAGGACGCCAAAGGCAAGTTCGCCGTTGCATGGACCAACCTAGATACCGGAAAGCCCATGCGCAACCAGCATATGATGGCCGAACCGTGGGTTGATGCCGGCGCCCATCCTGAAATCGTCTTCACCCTCGATAACATCACAAAGATGAAAGCCATCGACAAGCGGTCCACCCGGCTCAAGTGTACGCTCGTCGGCACTTTCGTAATCAACGGTGCTGAAAAGGAACTGAAAATCCCGGCCACCCTCGAATACCGGTTGCCGAAGAAAGCAAACGGAAGCGACACCGACGGACAAAAAGAAGGCGTCCACATCCAGGCCAAGTTTTCGCTCAGCCTCAAGGATTTCGGTATCACCGGACGCGGAGTCGGCGACAAGGTTGCGCCGAAGATGCAGATCGATGTCAGCCTGTTTCTTCCGATCGCCGTGGCCGAGTCACCCGAACCGACACCCCCGCCTCCGTCCGATCCGCCGCGAGGTCGCACGCGACGGCCGGGCCGCTGAGCAATAGATTTTCTGGCAAAATTGCCCCGGACAGGCCGGTTACAGACTGGTCCGGCAATTAGCGCCGCGCGCTCCAGGTCGCACGTCCTTGCTGACGCTTGGAACTCCGCCATCGTCGCCCTATCATCCTCACTGATCAGATTTCGACTCCAGCCCACGAGGAATCATTGATGCAAGACATCCTTCGCAATCTCGGCCTCGAAGCCATCAACCCCGGCGCATTTAACGGTGAGTGGATGGGGAGCGACACCCGGCTCGATTCCATTTCGCCTATCGACGGCTCGCTCATTGGCAGCGTCATGCAGGCGACGCCTGCGGAATACGAGAAAACGGTCGCCGCCGCACAGCGCGCCTTCGAAACATGGCGGCTCATTCCCGCGCCGAAACGCGGCGAGGTGATTCGGCGCCTCGGCAATGCGCTGCGCGACGCAAAACACGATCTCGGCGCACTCGTCACGCTCGAGATGGGGAAGATTCGCGCCGAAGGCGAAGGTGAAGTCCAGGAAATGATCGACATCTGTGATTTCGCCTGCGGACTCTCACGACAGCTCTATGGTCTCACGATGCACTCCGAGCGGCCCGGACATCGAATGTACGAACAGTGGCATCCGCTCGGCGTTATCGGCGTCATCAGCGCATTTAATTTCCCGGTAGCCGTCTGGTCGTGGAACGCCGCGCTCGCCGCCGTCTGCGGAAATGCGACGCTCTGGAAACCCTCCAGCAAAACGCCCCTGACCGCGGTCGCAACCACCCGGATCGCTCAACGCGTCTGCAAGGAATGCGGCGTCGATCCGGCCATCTTCAGCCTCGTCATCGGGCGCGGCGCGACCATCGGCGAGATGCTCATTGCCGATCGGCGCATTCCACAGGTCTCTGCCACCGGCTCCTGCCGCATGGGCTACCATGTCGGCGAAGTCGTCGGAAAACGGCTTGCCCGCACCATTCTCGAGCTTGGCGGAAACAATGCCATCATCGTGACGCCGCACGCCAATCTCGATCTTGCGGCACGAGCCATCGTTTTCGGCGCGGTCGGCACCGCGGGCCAGCGCTGCACCAGCACCCGGCGCATCATCGTCCACGAAAGTGTCCGAAGCGAACTGACCGATCGGCTCGTCAAGGCCTACAGGCAGGTCAGAATCGGTAATCCGCTCAACGAAGGCACCCTGATGGGACCGCTCATCGACACCGGCGCGGTCCAGGACATGATGAACGCCATCAACAAACTTCGCGCTGAAGGCGGCGAACTCCTCTACGGAGGCGACAAGCTCTCCGGGCCTGACTTTCCGGGTGGATGCTATGTCACCCCCGTCATCGCCCACGCGAAAAACGAATTCAGAATTGTGCAGGAAGAGACCTTCGCGCCGATCCTGTATGTCATCTCTTACGGCACTGCACAAGCCGACGCGAAACATCCCGCTCACTCATCTCTCGAAGAGCTGGATGAAGCCATTCGATATCACAATGACGTCCCCCAGGGACTCTCCAGCGCAATCTTCACCGAGAATCTGCTCGAAGCCGAAAAGTTCCTCTCCGCGGCCGGCAGCGACTGCGGAATCGCAAACGTCAACATCGGAACCAGCGGCGCGGAGATCGGCGGTGCCTTTGGTGGCGAAAAGGAAACCGGCGGCGGTCGCGAGAGCGGCAGCGACAGTTGGAAAGCCTACATGCGCCGTCAGACGAACACCATCAACTACACCCGTGAACTGCCCCTGGCGCAGGGGATCCGGTTCGGCGATTAGCCGCCCGTAACCGGAAACCGTCGCAGCGAGTGATGCGCCAAACCGAGTCCCGCCGATCGGGAAAATTTCCACGCGCCCAGACGCCGCGCCCACTCGATGTGTACGCGTAGCTCAAAGCGCCTCAAACCCGCCGCTTGCGCTCCGCGGTGTCCGGCTTCACCTCGGGAAACGGCGTCTCATCTCGACGCGGAGGAGCCTCGTTCACCACGGCCACGATTTCCAGCATCCGAAAGCCGATCAGGAGGTTTACGAGCTGCCCCACAACGAATACGAAATCGTGACGAATCGACGCATAAATCAGCAGAACCAGCGTTCCGAAGATGCCGAGCAGAATGAGCGGCGCCGGCAGAACCATTCGCCCTCGCCTTCGCGTGGCGATCCACTGACCGACAAGGCAGAGCAGGAACAGCCCCTGAGCGCTCAGACCCGCAATCACCCAGGGCAATTCCACGCGCGAGCCCGACGTCACGGACTCGCGGAAGTGCGTCAGATCGAATGACCCGAGCATCACCCCCGTCCCATCCGATACCGCCAGTGCATCAATCATCAAGGTGCCGCACTCCCGACATCCAGCGATTCGGCGGAACGCCGCGCAAACCGACCGGGACGATACGCCTTCAACTGCTCACACACGGCCGATTGCGAATCCGTGTTGAATCCGAAAGAAAGCATTTCTTCCATCGCCCGTTCAACAGGCCAGCCCTGACGCTCGATCCGATACAGGGCGCACAAAAGCCCCGTTCGATGCCGACCCGCCGAACAATGAACCCAGACCGGTCGTCGCGACGAATCGTCCACCGCGCGGAAAAATTGCTCGATCTGCTCATCGGTCACAGGCTGGCGACTCTCAATCGAAATGACCTCGACCGACGCGCCGGCCTCCTCGGCGTGCTGCCGCTCGTCCGGCACACTTCGGCTGGTGCCCTCGCGCGCGATAATGATCGTCTTCACGCCATATTCAGCAACCATGTGCCTGATCTGCGCCGGCTTCGGTTGGGCCGAACGATAGAGAATCCCCGCATCCACGATCGCGAAGCGTTTCGGATCACCGTAATAACGCCGACAGAGGGCGTACCCGCCCACCGTACACGCCGCGACCGCGCAAACCAGCAGCATCAGCGGAATTCGCCGAAGCCGTCGCGCAGCATCCGGCTGTTCATTCGAATTGTTCTCGACAACTTGGCTCATGCTGACCGATCAGGACGCCGGCATGGCGTATATCCGACTGCGATTATGGTACCCGGGTCGCACGCCTTCATCAAAGTTGGCGGCCTCACCGCGCCCGCCGTCGAAGCAGCACGAGAAAAATCGGCACGCCGACCATTGCCGTCACAACACCGGTCGGAAGTGCCGCACTCGATAGCGCACGCCCGCTCGCTGCGCCGATCCAGCCCGGAGCCAGTTGCGCAATCCAGTCGCACACCGCAAGAAACACCGCACCCGCGAGCGCGGCACAGGGAAGCAGGAGACGACAGTCTCTGCCGAGGATCAACACAACAATCTGGGGAACCACCAATCCGACAAATCCGATCGGGCCGCATGTCGCGACCACCGCGCCGGTCGCAAGCGACGCGAACACGATGCATGTCCCCTGCAAATTCGCCACGCTGACACCGCGCGAAGCCGCGATCTCCTCACCCATCATGTATTGATTCAGTGGTCGCGCCAGGCAGATCAGAACAATCCAGGAAGTCACGAGCAGAGGCGCGTTCAAAAGCGCGTCGTAGCTGTCAACGCTCACAACCGACCCCATCATCCACCGCACCATGTCAAACGTCTGGCGTTCGGTCGAAACGTACATCACCACCATCATCATCGCCGAACAGAATAGCCCCATCGTGACGCCCGCCAGAAGCAGTTCGGTTGTCGTCAATCGCGACAGCCCCCGCGCAAAGACAAACACCGCCGCCATAACCGCCGCCGCTCCGGCAAACGCGGAGAGTGCCACACCCGATACACCCAGCGCGCAGGCCGTCCATCCCATCTTGATTGCAATCAACGCGCCGAGCGATCCGCCGCTCGACACCCCCAGCGTGTAGGGCGTTGCCAGCGGATTACGAAACAGAACCTGAAATACCGCTCCACAAAGTCCGAGCGTCGCCCCCGCCTGCAATGCCAGCAACGTTCGCGGAAACCGAAGACCGAAGGCAATGTTGTAAGTCAGCGAATTCGACGCCGGGTCCAGCCACGACCGCCAGGCCGATGACAGACCTACGCCACTTTCCGACATCCCCACGCCGGGGCTGATCAAAAGCACCACGACCACCAGTGCCCCGCATGCCCCGATCCAGCCAAAATAGCGTCGCGGCGTCAATGGCTTCATCGAACAACCGACTCCCCATCTAGTGACTCGGAAATCGGCAACAGAACACGCTCGCCGCTGGAAACTGCCACGGCCAAATCCACTCGAACGTGGTACACCTGTTCGATCTGTGCAGGTGTCAATACCGCGTCAGGTTCGCCCGCCGCAACGCACCGGCCGTCATCCAGCAGCAGGATATGCGTGCAGAACCGGCCCGCAAGATTCAAATCATGCGTAACGACCGCCACCAGCGTTCGCGACTGATCCGCCACATTGCGAATCAGCTCGAAAATCGCCAGTTGATGCTGCCAATCCAGGGAAGCTGTCGGTTCGTCAAGCAGGAGCATCGCCGGTTCCTGGGCCAGGGCGGCAGCCAGATGCACACGCTGAGCCTCTCCACCCGACAACGTCGAAAGTCTTCGGCAGGAAAATGCCCGCGTACGTGTCATATCCATGGCACGATTGGCGACCTCACGATCCGCCGAACTCTCAAACAAGCCGAACTGCCGATGCGGAAATCGCCCCAGGAGCACGACATCCGCGACGGAAAGCGAGAAATCGCTGTCCGGCTGCTGCGGCAATAGCGCGATCCGGCGAGCCCGATCACGCGGACTCACGGCGCGCAGATCCTCGCCGTCAAACAGCAGGCGACCGCCAGTCGGCTTCCGAAGACCCGCCATCAGCCGCAGCAGCGTGCTCTTCCCCGCACCGTTCGGACCGATGATGCCCCAGCACTCGCCCGCGCGAAATTCCGCCCGCAACGGCTGCAAAAAATCCGGCCGCTCCGGAAAACCGTATGCAACGCCGTCCATCCGAAGAAGCGGTGCCGTTGTGTCATTCAAACGACACCTCCGGATGCAACAGTCCGGCCAGTCGCTCAATGGCGTCCGCGATACGAGGCGACGGGATCACCAGTTCGGCATCCGTCAGCACATGGATGCGGCCATTCTCCGCCGCCGGAAGCGAGCCCAGCCTGCGCCACTGCTCCGTCACGCGCCGAGCCAGAGCTTCGTGATCGCCCGACAAAACCGGCATGACTTCCACGATGACCTCCGGCCGCGCAAGCAGAACAGCCTCCAGACTCACTTCGGGATATGCAACCTCCAGCGATCCAAAAATGTTCTCACCGCCGGCGCGGCGGATCATCTCGTCCACAAATGTGCCCTTGCCGCATGTCGTAACCCGCGACAGCGAATCGACCGGTCGATCCGTCGTGAACAGAACGCGAGGCACCGGTCTCCCGGCGACAGTCTGTCGCACGCGCTCAATTCGCAAACGGGTGCGCTCCATCAGCGCCGCCGCCTCACGCTCTCGGCCCAGCATGTCGCCCAGTTCGCCAATCGTGCGAAACACGTCGTCGAAGCTGTTCGTCGGATCGTGGT carries:
- a CDS encoding lipid-A-disaccharide synthase N-terminal domain-containing protein yields the protein MMIDALAVSDGTGVMLGSFDLTHFRESVTSGSRVELPWVIAGLSAQGLFLLCLVGQWIATRRRGRMVLPAPLILLGIFGTLVLLIYASIRHDFVFVVGQLVNLLIGFRMLEIVAVVNEAPPRRDETPFPEVKPDTAERKRRV
- a CDS encoding aldehyde dehydrogenase family protein; its protein translation is MQDILRNLGLEAINPGAFNGEWMGSDTRLDSISPIDGSLIGSVMQATPAEYEKTVAAAQRAFETWRLIPAPKRGEVIRRLGNALRDAKHDLGALVTLEMGKIRAEGEGEVQEMIDICDFACGLSRQLYGLTMHSERPGHRMYEQWHPLGVIGVISAFNFPVAVWSWNAALAAVCGNATLWKPSSKTPLTAVATTRIAQRVCKECGVDPAIFSLVIGRGATIGEMLIADRRIPQVSATGSCRMGYHVGEVVGKRLARTILELGGNNAIIVTPHANLDLAARAIVFGAVGTAGQRCTSTRRIIVHESVRSELTDRLVKAYRQVRIGNPLNEGTLMGPLIDTGAVQDMMNAINKLRAEGGELLYGGDKLSGPDFPGGCYVTPVIAHAKNEFRIVQEETFAPILYVISYGTAQADAKHPAHSSLEELDEAIRYHNDVPQGLSSAIFTENLLEAEKFLSAAGSDCGIANVNIGTSGAEIGGAFGGEKETGGGRESGSDSWKAYMRRQTNTINYTRELPLAQGIRFGD
- a CDS encoding tyrosine-protein phosphatase; this encodes MSQVVENNSNEQPDAARRLRRIPLMLLVCAVAACTVGGYALCRRYYGDPKRFAIVDAGILYRSAQPKPAQIRHMVAEYGVKTIIIAREGTSRSVPDERQHAEEAGASVEVISIESRQPVTDEQIEQFFRAVDDSSRRPVWVHCSAGRHRTGLLCALYRIERQGWPVERAMEEMLSFGFNTDSQSAVCEQLKAYRPGRFARRSAESLDVGSAAP
- a CDS encoding YceI family protein produces the protein MKIAMTRTFAQFAACLLLFTVATPTLRTFADPKGDKKSDKKKKDAAPEKKPPEALGFKVGPRDASKYEIDAAADDNEVTFTSKTAKETFVGKTTQITGSMECKPRALKDAKGKFAVAWTNLDTGKPMRNQHMMAEPWVDAGAHPEIVFTLDNITKMKAIDKRSTRLKCTLVGTFVINGAEKELKIPATLEYRLPKKANGSDTDGQKEGVHIQAKFSLSLKDFGITGRGVGDKVAPKMQIDVSLFLPIAVAESPEPTPPPPSDPPRGRTRRPGR
- a CDS encoding YhbY family RNA-binding protein, whose protein sequence is MSMTNAERQSLKARANALKSTIFIGREGLTPAILDMIRIALQKTDLIKVRIRAEDAESANELARSAAQAVPCELVALRGRVAILHRIATD
- a CDS encoding iron ABC transporter permease, whose translation is MKPLTPRRYFGWIGACGALVVVVLLISPGVGMSESGVGLSSAWRSWLDPASNSLTYNIAFGLRFPRTLLALQAGATLGLCGAVFQVLFRNPLATPYTLGVSSGGSLGALIAIKMGWTACALGVSGVALSAFAGAAAVMAAVFVFARGLSRLTTTELLLAGVTMGLFCSAMMMVVMYVSTERQTFDMVRWMMGSVVSVDSYDALLNAPLLVTSWIVLICLARPLNQYMMGEEIAASRGVSVANLQGTCIVFASLATGAVVATCGPIGFVGLVVPQIVVLILGRDCRLLLPCAALAGAVFLAVCDWIAQLAPGWIGAASGRALSSAALPTGVVTAMVGVPIFLVLLRRRAR
- a CDS encoding ABC transporter ATP-binding protein → MNDTTAPLLRMDGVAYGFPERPDFLQPLRAEFRAGECWGIIGPNGAGKSTLLRLMAGLRKPTGGRLLFDGEDLRAVSPRDRARRIALLPQQPDSDFSLSVADVVLLGRFPHRQFGLFESSADREVANRAMDMTRTRAFSCRRLSTLSGGEAQRVHLAAALAQEPAMLLLDEPTASLDWQHQLAIFELIRNVADQSRTLVAVVTHDLNLAGRFCTHILLLDDGRCVAAGEPDAVLTPAQIEQVYHVRVDLAVAVSSGERVLLPISESLDGESVVR